A single region of the Solwaraspora sp. WMMD791 genome encodes:
- a CDS encoding DUF6596 domain-containing protein encodes MTGAESADDPAGPGRGTDPETVRTSVAAVFREEHGRLLATLVRRFGDLHLAEEVAAEAVEAALTHWPVSGVPTRPGAWLLTTARRRAVDRIRRDRTLALRLAVLQAEADRADPAPAADVDPDLPDDRLALFFTCAHPALPAPDRVALTLRHLGGLTTAEVARAFLVPEATMAQRIVRAKRKIRDARIPFRVPGVDELPQRLPGVLQAVYSIFTEGYAASSGPHLQRLDLAEEAVRLARILHRLLPTQRETAGLLGLLLLVHARRHTRTGPDGALVLLDEQDRRRWDRPMIAEGRALARAALTGGPPGPYGLQAAIAALHDEAADVAGTDWPQIVALYDVLARIAPSPVVDLNRAVAVAMRDGPAAGLAILDELAADPRLRSHHPFPAARAELLQRLGRYADAADAYRQALELAGTEPDREHLRRRLAAAQAASHPG; translated from the coding sequence ATGACCGGTGCCGAGTCGGCCGACGACCCCGCCGGGCCGGGGCGGGGCACCGATCCGGAAACGGTACGGACCTCGGTGGCGGCCGTGTTCCGCGAGGAGCACGGCCGGCTGCTCGCCACCCTGGTGCGCCGCTTCGGTGACCTGCACCTGGCCGAGGAGGTGGCAGCCGAGGCCGTCGAGGCGGCTCTGACGCACTGGCCGGTCTCCGGCGTGCCGACCCGCCCCGGGGCGTGGCTGCTGACCACCGCGCGGCGTCGCGCGGTGGACCGGATCCGCCGCGACCGGACGCTGGCGCTGCGGCTGGCGGTACTGCAGGCCGAGGCGGACCGGGCCGACCCGGCACCGGCCGCCGATGTCGATCCCGACCTGCCCGACGACCGGCTCGCGCTCTTCTTCACCTGCGCCCACCCCGCGTTGCCCGCGCCGGACCGGGTGGCGCTGACCCTGCGCCACCTCGGCGGGCTGACCACCGCCGAGGTGGCCCGGGCCTTCCTCGTGCCGGAGGCGACGATGGCCCAGCGGATCGTCCGGGCGAAACGCAAGATCCGGGACGCGCGGATTCCGTTCCGGGTGCCCGGTGTCGACGAGTTGCCGCAGCGGCTCCCCGGCGTCCTGCAGGCGGTGTACTCGATCTTCACCGAGGGCTACGCGGCGAGCTCCGGTCCGCACCTGCAGCGCCTCGACCTGGCTGAGGAGGCCGTCCGGCTGGCCCGCATCCTGCACCGGTTGCTCCCGACCCAACGGGAGACCGCCGGCCTGCTCGGTCTGCTGCTGCTGGTCCACGCCCGCCGGCATACCCGGACCGGACCGGACGGGGCACTGGTGCTCCTCGACGAGCAGGACCGGCGGCGGTGGGACCGACCGATGATCGCCGAAGGTCGTGCGTTGGCCCGTGCGGCGTTGACCGGCGGCCCGCCCGGACCGTACGGGCTGCAGGCCGCGATCGCCGCGCTGCACGACGAGGCCGCCGACGTCGCCGGGACCGACTGGCCGCAGATCGTCGCCCTGTACGACGTACTGGCGCGGATCGCGCCCTCGCCGGTGGTCGACCTGAACCGGGCGGTGGCGGTGGCCATGCGCGACGGCCCGGCCGCCGGGCTGGCCATCCTCGACGAGCTGGCCGCCGATCCGCGGCTGCGGTCGCACCACCCGTTCCCGGCGGCTCGGGCCGAGCTGCTGCAGCGCCTCGGCCGGTACGCCGACGCGGCCGACGCCTACCGGCAGGCGCTGGAGCTGGCCGGCACCGAGCCGGACCGGGAGCACCTGCGACGCCGCCTCGCCGCAGCGCAGGCGGCGAGCCACCCCGGCTGA
- a CDS encoding YciI family protein, with amino-acid sequence MTYGNATTSEEPDVKYMLLFVSPPTDDPNHIEPQCTVEDWIAYDKQMKDAGIWVSGNALADLTTCTSVKVEADGQRIVTDGPFAESREVLGGYDIIDVPDLDVALDWAARSPGARDGGSVQVRPVADFGM; translated from the coding sequence ATGACGTACGGCAACGCCACTACCAGCGAGGAGCCCGACGTGAAGTACATGCTGCTGTTCGTCAGCCCACCGACCGACGACCCGAACCACATCGAGCCGCAGTGCACGGTCGAGGACTGGATCGCCTACGACAAGCAGATGAAGGACGCCGGCATCTGGGTCAGCGGCAACGCCCTGGCGGACCTGACCACCTGCACCTCGGTCAAGGTCGAGGCGGACGGTCAGCGGATCGTCACCGACGGTCCGTTCGCCGAGAGCCGCGAGGTGCTCGGCGGCTACGACATCATCGACGTACCGGACCTGGACGTCGCGCTGGACTGGGCGGCCCGCTCGCCCGGTGCCCGGGACGGGGGGTCGGTGCAGGTGCGTCCGGTCGCCGACTTCGGGATGTGA
- a CDS encoding PadR family transcriptional regulator, with product MRHHHHDTAGGSPGWRRAGGRRGFGPFGPGFGFGPGGPGFGPGGPGSGPGGWGRGGRGGRGRRRPNVRAAVLALLVEGPMHGYEMIQELDSRTGGVWRPSPGSIYPTLQLLEDEGLIVGTAEGSGGGRKRYALTDAARPEAEQAAQAAPWTELAPETVDSWHDVRESGMQTMHALRHVMLNGTAEQRERAVQVLDETRRKLYAILADSE from the coding sequence GTGAGACACCACCACCACGACACAGCGGGCGGGTCGCCCGGTTGGCGGCGGGCCGGCGGGCGACGCGGCTTCGGACCGTTCGGCCCCGGCTTCGGCTTCGGCCCCGGCGGTCCCGGCTTCGGGCCGGGTGGCCCGGGTTCCGGCCCCGGCGGCTGGGGCAGGGGTGGTCGCGGCGGCCGGGGACGCCGCCGGCCGAACGTGCGGGCCGCCGTCCTGGCCCTGCTCGTCGAGGGCCCGATGCACGGCTACGAGATGATCCAGGAGCTCGACTCCCGCACCGGCGGGGTCTGGCGGCCCAGCCCCGGCTCGATCTACCCCACCCTGCAACTACTGGAGGACGAGGGCCTGATCGTCGGCACCGCCGAAGGCTCCGGCGGTGGGCGCAAGCGCTACGCGCTCACCGACGCCGCCCGCCCCGAGGCCGAGCAGGCCGCGCAGGCCGCGCCCTGGACCGAGCTGGCGCCGGAGACCGTCGACAGCTGGCATGACGTGCGCGAATCGGGTATGCAGACGATGCACGCGCTGCGGCACGTGATGCTCAACGGCACCGCGGAGCAGCGGGAGCGGGCGGTCCAGGTGCTCGACGAGACCCGACGCAAGCTCTACGCCATCCTGGCCGACTCCGAGTAG
- a CDS encoding ribonucleoside-diphosphate reductase subunit alpha, whose protein sequence is MTITYPTATPSAGTPGPVRVRDQDGHATPVDPDRLHAAVRRHADGLTDVDPRRVADRAVSGLYDGVTTAEVTQLLIRTAADLIGADPQYSRLAARLLAASVTAQVRQQGIDSFSQAIRLGHRHGLIGDRTARFVATHAAVLDAAVDPTADDRFEYFGLRTVSDRYLLRHPTNRQVVETPQYWLLRVACGLSDTPAEAVDFYRLMSSLAYLPSSPTLFNSGTRHTQMSSCFLVDSPRDELDSIYDRYAQVAKLSKYAGGIGISWSRVRSRGALIRGTNGLSNGIVPWLRTLDASVAAVNQGGRRKGAACVYLEPWHADIEEFLELRDNTGEDARRTHNLNLANWICDEFMRRVDADATWSLFNPADVPHLPDLYGAEFDTAYRAAEAAGLAVRQVPARDLYGRMMRTLAQTGNGWMTFKDRSNLLCNQTGEPGNVVHLSNLCTEIVEVSSDAETAVCNLGSINLGAHLTAAATSTAAGATAADVDWARLRDTVRTAVVFLDRVIDINYYPSTQAAASNPRWRPIGLGMMGLQDVFFALGLPFDSAPARELSTRIAEEIYLTALETSAGLAQQYGPHPAYPQTRAARGQLHPDLWGAEPTQTERWAALRRQVAEHGLRNSLLVAIAPTATIASIAGCYECIEPQVSNLFKRETLSGEFLQVNTALVGRLKAAGLWTAAVREQITRAEGSVQQISAIPAEVRRLFRTAWELPQRALIDLAAARAPYIDQSQSLNLFMAAPTIGKLSSMYRYAWQSGLKTTYYLRSRPATRIQQATVSVAPVDAEAVACSLENPESCDACQ, encoded by the coding sequence GTGACCATCACCTACCCCACGGCGACCCCGTCGGCGGGCACACCCGGCCCGGTCCGGGTCCGCGACCAGGACGGCCACGCCACCCCGGTCGACCCCGACCGGCTGCACGCCGCGGTACGGCGCCACGCCGACGGGCTCACCGACGTCGACCCGCGCCGGGTCGCCGACCGGGCCGTCAGCGGCCTCTACGACGGAGTCACCACGGCCGAGGTGACGCAACTGCTGATCCGCACCGCCGCCGACCTGATCGGTGCGGACCCGCAGTACTCCCGGCTGGCCGCCCGGCTACTGGCCGCCTCGGTCACCGCGCAGGTCCGTCAGCAGGGCATCGACTCGTTCAGTCAGGCCATCCGGCTCGGCCACCGCCACGGGCTGATCGGCGACCGGACCGCCCGCTTCGTCGCCACGCACGCCGCCGTCCTGGACGCCGCCGTCGACCCGACCGCCGACGACCGGTTCGAGTACTTCGGGCTGCGGACCGTCTCCGACCGGTACCTGCTGCGCCATCCCACCAACCGACAGGTGGTGGAGACCCCGCAGTACTGGCTGCTGCGGGTGGCCTGCGGACTGTCCGACACCCCGGCCGAGGCGGTCGACTTCTACCGACTGATGTCGTCGCTGGCGTACCTGCCCAGCTCGCCGACGTTGTTCAACTCCGGCACCCGGCACACCCAGATGTCGTCGTGCTTCCTGGTCGACTCCCCCCGCGACGAACTCGACTCGATCTACGACCGGTACGCCCAGGTGGCGAAGCTGTCCAAGTACGCCGGCGGGATCGGCATCTCCTGGTCCCGGGTGCGCTCACGGGGTGCGCTGATCCGGGGCACCAACGGGCTGTCCAACGGGATCGTGCCGTGGCTGCGCACCCTGGACGCCTCGGTCGCCGCCGTCAATCAGGGCGGCCGGCGCAAGGGCGCGGCCTGCGTCTACCTGGAGCCCTGGCACGCCGACATCGAGGAGTTCCTGGAGCTGCGGGACAACACCGGCGAAGACGCCCGCCGCACCCACAACCTCAACCTGGCCAACTGGATCTGCGACGAGTTCATGCGCCGGGTCGACGCCGACGCGACGTGGTCGCTGTTCAACCCGGCCGACGTACCGCACCTGCCCGACCTGTACGGCGCCGAGTTCGACACCGCGTACCGGGCCGCCGAGGCCGCCGGGCTCGCCGTGCGCCAGGTTCCCGCCCGCGACCTGTACGGGCGGATGATGCGCACCCTGGCGCAGACCGGCAACGGCTGGATGACCTTCAAGGACCGGTCCAACCTGCTGTGCAACCAGACCGGGGAACCGGGCAACGTGGTGCACCTGTCCAACCTGTGCACCGAGATCGTCGAGGTCTCCTCGGACGCCGAGACCGCCGTGTGCAACCTGGGCTCGATCAACCTCGGTGCCCACCTGACCGCAGCTGCGACCTCGACCGCGGCCGGGGCCACGGCCGCCGACGTGGACTGGGCGCGGCTGCGCGACACGGTCCGCACCGCCGTCGTCTTCCTCGACCGGGTCATCGACATCAACTACTACCCGAGTACGCAGGCCGCGGCGTCCAACCCGCGCTGGCGCCCGATCGGCCTGGGCATGATGGGGCTGCAGGACGTGTTCTTCGCCCTCGGCCTGCCGTTCGACTCGGCACCCGCCCGGGAGCTGTCCACCCGGATCGCCGAGGAGATCTACCTGACCGCGCTGGAGACCTCCGCCGGGTTGGCGCAACAGTACGGGCCGCACCCGGCGTACCCGCAGACCCGGGCGGCGCGCGGGCAACTGCACCCGGACCTGTGGGGCGCCGAGCCGACCCAGACCGAGCGCTGGGCGGCGCTGCGCCGACAGGTCGCCGAGCACGGGCTGCGCAACTCGCTGCTGGTGGCCATCGCCCCGACGGCGACCATCGCCTCGATCGCCGGCTGCTACGAATGTATCGAGCCGCAGGTGTCCAACCTGTTCAAACGCGAAACCCTGTCCGGGGAGTTCCTGCAGGTCAACACCGCCCTGGTGGGGCGGCTGAAGGCGGCCGGGCTGTGGACGGCGGCGGTCCGTGAGCAGATCACCCGGGCCGAGGGGTCGGTCCAGCAGATCAGCGCCATCCCGGCCGAGGTACGGCGGCTGTTCCGTACCGCCTGGGAGCTGCCGCAGCGGGCGCTGATCGACCTGGCCGCCGCCCGTGCGCCGTACATCGACCAGAGCCAGTCGTTGAACCTGTTCATGGCCGCACCGACGATCGGGAAGCTGTCCTCGATGTACCGGTACGCCTGGCAGTCCGGCCTCAAGACCACCTACTACCTGCGGTCGCGCCCGGCGACCCGGATCCAGCAGGCCACGGTCTCCGTCGCGCCGGTCGACGCCGAGGCGGTGGCCTGCTCCCTGGAGAACCCCGAGTCCTGCGACGCCTGCCAGTGA
- a CDS encoding ribonucleotide-diphosphate reductase subunit beta produces the protein MTPNPMLLDPGMNLTLRPMRYPHFFDRYRDAIRNTWTVEEVDLHSDLADLDRLSPAERHLVSRLVAFFATGDTIVANNLVLNLYQHVNSPEGRLYLSRQLFEEAVHVQFYLNLLDTYVPDEQERSAAFAAIDNIPSIKRKADFCFRWIDSLFGLRELRTRDDRRAFLLNLICFAACIEGLFFYGAFAYVYFLRSRGLLHGLASGTNWVFRDESMHMAFAFDVVDTVRREEPDLFDDEMAEQVRQMLAEAVDAEAQFAEDLLGRGVPGLSLADMRQYLQHVADRRLAQLGIAPLYGSTNPFAFMELQDVQELSNFFERRVSAYQVGVSGAVSFDEEF, from the coding sequence ATGACACCGAACCCGATGCTGCTCGACCCGGGGATGAACCTGACCCTGCGGCCGATGCGCTACCCGCACTTCTTCGACCGCTACCGCGACGCCATCCGCAACACCTGGACGGTGGAGGAGGTGGACCTGCACTCCGACCTGGCCGACCTGGACCGGCTCAGCCCGGCCGAACGGCACCTGGTCAGCCGACTGGTCGCCTTCTTCGCCACCGGGGACACGATCGTCGCCAACAACCTGGTGCTCAACCTGTACCAGCACGTCAACAGCCCGGAGGGGCGGCTCTACCTGTCCCGGCAACTGTTCGAGGAGGCGGTGCACGTCCAGTTCTACCTGAACCTGCTGGACACCTACGTCCCGGACGAGCAGGAGCGGTCCGCCGCGTTCGCCGCGATCGACAACATTCCGTCGATCAAGCGCAAGGCCGACTTCTGCTTCCGCTGGATCGACTCCCTCTTCGGGCTGCGCGAGCTGCGGACCCGCGACGACCGTCGGGCCTTCCTGCTCAACCTGATCTGCTTCGCCGCCTGCATCGAAGGGCTGTTCTTCTACGGGGCCTTCGCCTACGTGTACTTCCTGCGGTCCCGGGGGCTGCTGCACGGCCTCGCCTCCGGCACCAACTGGGTGTTCCGCGACGAGTCGATGCACATGGCGTTCGCCTTCGACGTGGTCGACACGGTCCGGCGGGAGGAGCCGGACCTGTTCGACGACGAAATGGCCGAACAGGTCCGCCAGATGCTCGCCGAAGCAGTCGACGCCGAGGCCCAGTTCGCCGAGGACCTGCTCGGCCGGGGCGTGCCCGGGCTGTCGCTGGCCGACATGCGCCAGTACCTGCAGCACGTCGCCGACCGCCGGCTCGCCCAACTGGGCATCGCCCCGCTCTACGGATCGACCAACCCGTTCGCGTTCATGGAGCTGCAGGACGTGCAGGAGTTGTCGAACTTCTTCGAGCGCCGGGTCTCCGCGTACCAGGTGGGGGTGAGCGGGGCGGTGAGCTTCGACGAGGAGTTCTGA
- a CDS encoding MFS transporter → MISRGATVVPEPGTLPRPQIPLLLGAVFLVFLGQMSLNPIIAPLSRQIGLAEWQVGVMISVSALMMVVTSQMWGRRSQSWGRKPVLVAALALATTTTALFALLADLGMRGIVTGTALFLLFVVFRGVGFGTAIAAVAPTAQAYIADVTPDPAARVRGMAGIGAVQGVAMVAGALVGGLLAGFGLMAPLLAVPALLAVGLTAVAVRLRRQTRTELIAAPARISPWDARVWPYLLTGLGMFTALGFVQVVSGFLVQDRFGLDAETTGLLTGGALLAAGAGMVFAQTVVVPRSGWRPALLLRVGCLVALIGFVLLVPDTHRAVLIAAMALIGLGLGVAMPGYVAGPTLAVDRNEQGGLAGLIGVTNGLTFVLAPTASTALYAVWAPLPVLVGAVLMAAVSTFVLTYPGFRRGRAGVPQPVGRPVG, encoded by the coding sequence ATGATCTCCCGTGGCGCCACCGTCGTGCCCGAGCCGGGCACCCTGCCACGGCCGCAGATCCCGCTGCTGCTCGGGGCGGTCTTCCTGGTCTTCCTCGGCCAGATGTCACTGAACCCGATCATCGCTCCGCTGTCGCGCCAGATCGGCCTCGCCGAATGGCAGGTCGGCGTGATGATCAGCGTCTCCGCCCTGATGATGGTCGTCACCAGCCAGATGTGGGGGCGGCGCAGTCAGTCCTGGGGCCGTAAACCGGTGCTGGTCGCGGCGCTCGCCCTGGCCACCACGACGACGGCCCTGTTCGCGCTGCTCGCCGACCTCGGCATGCGCGGCATCGTCACCGGCACCGCGTTGTTCCTGCTCTTCGTCGTGTTCCGGGGCGTCGGCTTCGGTACCGCCATCGCGGCGGTGGCACCCACCGCCCAGGCGTACATCGCCGACGTCACCCCCGACCCGGCGGCCCGGGTGCGCGGCATGGCCGGGATCGGCGCGGTCCAGGGCGTCGCGATGGTCGCCGGTGCCCTCGTCGGCGGCCTGCTGGCCGGGTTCGGGCTGATGGCGCCGTTGCTGGCGGTTCCGGCGCTGCTCGCCGTCGGGCTGACCGCCGTCGCGGTACGGCTGCGCCGGCAGACCCGTACCGAACTGATCGCCGCACCGGCCCGGATCAGCCCGTGGGACGCGCGGGTGTGGCCGTACCTGCTGACCGGGCTCGGCATGTTCACCGCGCTCGGGTTCGTCCAGGTGGTCAGCGGCTTCCTCGTCCAGGACCGGTTCGGCCTCGACGCCGAGACCACCGGGCTGCTCACCGGCGGCGCGCTGCTGGCCGCCGGGGCCGGGATGGTGTTCGCCCAGACGGTGGTGGTGCCGCGCAGCGGCTGGCGGCCCGCGCTGCTGCTACGGGTCGGTTGCCTGGTGGCGCTGATCGGCTTCGTGCTGCTCGTCCCCGACACCCACCGGGCCGTGCTGATCGCCGCGATGGCGCTGATCGGCCTCGGCCTCGGCGTCGCCATGCCCGGCTACGTCGCCGGACCGACGCTCGCCGTCGACCGGAACGAACAGGGCGGCCTCGCCGGGCTGATCGGTGTCACCAACGGGCTGACCTTCGTCCTGGCGCCGACCGCCAGCACCGCCCTGTACGCGGTCTGGGCGCCGCTGCCGGTGCTGGTCGGCGCGGTGCTGATGGCCGCAGTGAGCACCTTCGTGCTGACCTATCCGGGATTCCGACGCGGCCGGGCCGGCGTACCGCAGCCGGTGGGCCGGCCGGTCGGATGA
- a CDS encoding Dyp-type peroxidase, with translation MTDRPVPPPPHPVPSPVNRRLLLTGGAAALGGALAGGAAVTAAVSGDRTPAAAPTGAAAPVAVDFGTETVPFHGPRQAGVDTPPQAYAAFVAFTLGPATDRAALVRLLRLLSDDAARLTQGVPPLADTEPELAVLPARLTVTFGFGPQLYAAAAVADRRPPSVTDLPPFAIDRLEPGWSGGDLLLQICADDPITVAHAQRMLIKDARPFASVRWVQQGFRRGRGVEHEAHTQRNIMGQIDGTGNPTPGTADFDTAVWVGDGPAWHRDGSTLVVRRIRTEMETWDKLGRMDKELVIGRRLDTGAPLTGEKETDIPDFAAVDEVGLPIMPDFAHVTRAHVADDRYKILRRPYNYDGVPGADGTPDSGLIFAAYQADVDAQFLPIQRRLAEHDLLNEWVTPIGSAVFAIPPGCAPDGWIGDSLLT, from the coding sequence ATGACCGACCGACCCGTACCGCCACCGCCGCACCCCGTACCGTCGCCGGTGAACCGCCGGCTGCTGCTCACCGGCGGGGCCGCCGCGCTCGGCGGTGCCCTCGCCGGAGGGGCGGCGGTCACGGCGGCGGTCTCCGGCGACCGGACACCGGCGGCCGCCCCGACCGGGGCGGCCGCGCCGGTGGCGGTCGACTTCGGCACCGAGACGGTGCCGTTCCACGGCCCCCGGCAGGCCGGGGTGGACACCCCGCCACAGGCGTACGCCGCGTTCGTCGCCTTCACCCTCGGCCCGGCGACCGACCGGGCCGCGCTGGTCCGGCTGCTGCGACTGCTCAGCGACGACGCCGCCCGGCTCACCCAGGGCGTGCCGCCGCTGGCCGACACCGAACCCGAACTGGCCGTGCTGCCGGCCCGGCTCACCGTCACCTTCGGGTTCGGTCCGCAGCTGTACGCCGCCGCCGCAGTCGCCGACCGCCGACCGCCGTCGGTCACCGACCTGCCGCCGTTCGCGATCGACCGGCTGGAGCCGGGCTGGTCCGGCGGTGACCTGCTGCTGCAGATCTGCGCCGACGACCCGATCACGGTCGCGCACGCCCAGCGGATGCTGATCAAGGACGCCCGGCCGTTCGCCTCGGTCCGCTGGGTGCAGCAGGGGTTCCGGCGCGGCCGGGGCGTGGAGCACGAGGCGCACACCCAACGCAACATCATGGGGCAGATCGACGGCACCGGGAACCCGACGCCCGGCACGGCCGACTTCGACACCGCCGTCTGGGTCGGCGACGGGCCCGCCTGGCACCGCGACGGCAGCACCCTGGTGGTCCGCCGCATCCGTACCGAGATGGAGACCTGGGACAAGCTCGGCCGGATGGACAAGGAGCTGGTGATCGGTCGCCGGCTGGACACCGGAGCACCGCTGACCGGGGAGAAGGAGACCGACATCCCCGACTTCGCGGCGGTCGACGAGGTCGGGCTGCCGATCATGCCGGACTTCGCGCACGTCACCCGGGCGCACGTCGCCGACGACCGCTACAAGATCCTGCGCCGGCCGTACAACTACGACGGCGTCCCGGGTGCCGACGGCACCCCCGACAGCGGGCTGATCTTCGCCGCCTACCAGGCGGACGTCGACGCGCAGTTTCTGCCGATCCAACGCCGGCTGGCCGAACACGACCTGCTCAACGAGTGGGTCACCCCGATCGGGTCGGCGGTGTTCGCGATCCCGCCCGGATGCGCGCCCGACGGCTGGATCGGCGACAGTCTGCTCACTTGA
- a CDS encoding copper chaperone PCu(A)C, producing MPSALQPAPVRRTATRRAVLSGVAGLALVLAGCGDGDGTPSGPAQSTPEASASATASAAATAGLVVRDPWVKAADDGMTAAFGVLVNDTDTDITIASVSTDISPVELHEMAMADGAMVMREKQGGIVVPAGGSHTLEPGGDHIMLMDIAQPVQPGDEVTFTVTFADGETSQFTAVAKPFAGAEESYDPGTGMDHG from the coding sequence ATGCCATCAGCGCTCCAGCCGGCTCCGGTCCGGCGCACCGCCACGCGCCGCGCGGTGCTGTCCGGCGTCGCCGGCCTCGCCCTCGTCCTCGCCGGTTGCGGCGACGGCGACGGCACGCCGTCGGGCCCGGCACAGTCCACTCCGGAGGCGTCGGCCAGCGCGACGGCGTCGGCCGCTGCCACCGCCGGTCTCGTCGTGCGCGACCCGTGGGTGAAAGCCGCCGACGACGGCATGACCGCAGCGTTCGGGGTGCTGGTCAACGACACCGACACCGACATCACCATCGCCAGCGTGAGCACCGACATCTCCCCGGTCGAGCTGCACGAGATGGCGATGGCCGACGGCGCGATGGTGATGCGGGAGAAGCAGGGCGGGATCGTCGTCCCCGCCGGCGGCAGCCACACCCTCGAACCGGGCGGCGACCACATCATGCTGATGGACATCGCGCAACCGGTGCAGCCCGGCGACGAGGTCACCTTCACGGTGACCTTCGCCGACGGCGAGACGTCGCAGTTCACCGCGGTCGCCAAGCCGTTCGCCGGTGCGGAGGAGAGCTACGACCCCGGCACCGGCATGGACCACGGCTGA
- a CDS encoding copper resistance CopC family protein — translation MPRSALPVRVARGVAAALLAAIVVVAPAAPAAAHAALSASQPGQNTRVAQSPEEIVLTFTEPLNGDYTTIVVSDAAGAQMPVDGPTVDQQRGIVRPVQPLPDGVYTVAYRVVSVDGHTVQGAFRFAVNAPLTGASGAPAQAGSAATDDAAPADSRRGWLLAFAGAVALLIGGAAVVVLRGRRRVS, via the coding sequence GTGCCCAGATCAGCACTGCCCGTCCGTGTCGCCCGAGGGGTCGCGGCGGCCCTGCTCGCCGCGATCGTGGTCGTCGCGCCCGCCGCCCCGGCCGCGGCGCACGCCGCGCTGTCGGCGAGTCAACCCGGCCAGAACACCCGGGTGGCGCAGTCACCCGAGGAGATCGTGCTGACCTTCACCGAACCGCTCAACGGCGACTACACCACGATCGTGGTCAGCGACGCCGCCGGCGCCCAGATGCCGGTCGACGGGCCGACCGTCGACCAGCAGCGGGGCATCGTCCGTCCGGTGCAGCCACTGCCCGACGGCGTCTACACGGTCGCGTACCGGGTGGTCTCGGTGGACGGACACACGGTGCAGGGCGCGTTCCGGTTCGCGGTGAACGCCCCGCTCACCGGCGCCTCGGGGGCACCTGCTCAGGCCGGCTCGGCCGCCACGGACGATGCCGCGCCGGCCGACAGCCGCCGTGGGTGGCTGCTCGCGTTCGCCGGTGCCGTGGCGCTGCTGATCGGCGGGGCCGCCGTCGTCGTGCTGCGCGGCCGACGACGTGTGAGCTAG
- a CDS encoding siderophore-interacting protein, with translation MPFTLTRTAAERVFRRTARLSDRTWLTPGYLRLRLAGAQLRGFTSPGADDHVRLFLPLGADGPHDGPSREVTPLDWDSAAGWLDLELVVHPGGLVSDWAVGAPLASTVAVGGPRGSTVLQGTPDAWFLAGDETAVPAIRRFVAAMPPTAHGRILIEVPDPAHQVDLVPPPGVELDWIHRGDAPPGRALTGAIDAVDAGQRPAGAVFGFVAAEQAVVPAGRALLHDRWALPPEQTIVKGYWKRAE, from the coding sequence ATGCCGTTCACGCTCACCCGAACCGCCGCCGAGCGGGTGTTCCGCCGGACCGCCCGGCTGTCCGACCGCACCTGGCTGACGCCGGGCTACCTGCGGCTGCGGCTGGCCGGCGCACAGCTGCGCGGCTTCACGTCGCCCGGCGCGGACGACCACGTCCGGCTGTTCCTTCCGCTCGGTGCCGACGGTCCGCACGACGGCCCCAGCCGGGAGGTGACCCCGCTCGACTGGGACAGCGCGGCCGGCTGGCTCGACCTGGAGCTCGTGGTGCACCCTGGCGGGCTGGTCAGCGACTGGGCGGTCGGGGCTCCGCTGGCCTCAACGGTCGCGGTCGGTGGGCCACGCGGCTCGACCGTCCTGCAGGGCACCCCGGACGCCTGGTTCCTGGCTGGTGACGAGACCGCGGTCCCGGCCATCCGCCGATTCGTCGCCGCGATGCCCCCGACGGCGCACGGACGGATCCTGATCGAGGTGCCCGACCCGGCTCACCAGGTCGACCTGGTGCCGCCACCCGGCGTCGAACTGGACTGGATCCACCGTGGCGACGCGCCACCCGGGCGGGCCCTGACCGGCGCGATCGACGCCGTCGACGCCGGGCAGCGACCGGCCGGCGCGGTGTTCGGCTTCGTCGCCGCCGAGCAGGCCGTGGTGCCGGCCGGCCGGGCGCTGCTGCACGACCGTTGGGCGCTCCCGCCGGAGCAGACGATCGTCAAGGGTTACTGGAAGCGCGCGGAGTAG